The sequence CCCGAGTTCAGGCCCTCGCGCAGGATGTGTCGGTGGATGAGAACCGCCTTGCGCAGGAGGTGGCCATTCTGGCGGACCGTATGGACGTGACCGAGGAGTGCGTCCGCTTTCACAGCCATACCAAGCTCTTCCTGGCCTCGATGGACGGGGATGAGCCCCCAGGCCGGCGGCTGAACTTCTTGCTGCAAGAAATGCAGCGCGAGGCCAATACCATCGGAGCCAAGGCGGCCGATGCGGACATCTCTCACCTGGTGGTAGAGCTCAAGGACGAAGTGGAGAAGATCCGCGAACAGGTCCAGAACATAGAGTGAGGAGATCCGCGGCGATGGTAATGGTCGGCATTGGGCACGGCAACTACGTAGCTGCCGACAAGATTGTGGCTGTGGTCGTGGCCAACTCCAAGCCCATTCGGCAGATGATCCGCGAGGCGCGGGAACAAGGGCGACTGGTGGATGCCACCGCGGGCAAGCGCACGCGTACCGTGCTGGTCATGAGCAGCAACCAGGTGGTTTTGTCGGCGAACGTGCCGCGCACTATTTTGCAACGCCTAGCGAAGCCCTTGCCCGCCATGGCGCAGGAGAGCGATGAAGCGGCCCTCGGTTGACACGCGCGGGTTGTTGGTGGTGATCTCCTCCCCTTCGGGCGGGGGAAAGACGGCGGTGGTCCAGGGCCTGCTGCAACGTGACCCCGAGAGGTTCGTGTATGCAGTCACCGCAACTACTCGCCCGCCGCGACCAGGCGAACAACACGGGGTTCACTACTACTTCGTGAGCCCGGCCGAGTTTGCGCAGATGAGGGACGGCGGCGAGCTGGTGGAGTGGGCTGAAGTCCATGGCTTCTTGTATGGCACCCCTCGTCGGTCCATTGAGGAACCGCTCCGCCAGGGCAAAGCGGTCTTGATGGCCATCGATGTGAAGGGTGGGCAGGCAGTGCGGCACCTGTTTCCGGACCGTTCGCTGCTCATCTTTATCAAGCCGCCGTCTATGCGGGTGCTGCGCGAGAGGCTGATGAAGCGGAGCACCGAAGGGGCCGCAGAGATCGCCAAGCGACTGGAGCGGGTGGCCATGGAGATGGCTGCCTCGCGAAACTATGACTATGTGGTGGTTAATAGAGACCTGGAAAGAACGGTTGCGCGCGTGGCAAAGCTGGTTGCAGGCGCCCAGCGCGCGCACGTGACAAGGAAAGGACAAGCGCCACACACTGTGGAAGCCAGTAAGGAGGCTGAGGACTGATGCTGTACCAGATTGCGTTGGAAGACATCGAAAAGCACGCGGAGAGTGTCTACGAGGCGGTGGTCATCATCGCCAAGCGCGCCAGACAGATCAACGACGAGCAGAAGCAGCTGGTGGAGAGGGAAATGCGGGAATTGATGGCGGACACCAAGGACGATCTCCTTGACGACGACCAGCCGCGTGAACCAATCCACAGACCCTTCATGCGGCTGCCGAGGCCGACCACCCAGGCCCTGCAGGAGTTCCTGGAGGGCAAACTGCGCTACACCTACGTCGAGCGTGAGGAGGAGAAGCCAGCAGAGGGTGCAGCGGAGGCACGCGAGGAAGAGTAAGCAGGTATGCTATTCCAGGGCAGAAAAGTGCTGGTCGGCGTCACGGGCGGCATCGCGGCATACAAAAGCTGTGAGCTTGTCCGGGCCCTGAAACGGGAAGGCGCCGAGGTACGCGTGGTGATGACCAAGGCCGCATGTCAGTTCGTCACCCCGCTGACCTTCGAGACGCTCAGTGAGAACACGGTGCTGACGGAACTCTTTCCGGCAGCCGGAAAGGGGGGCACCATTCACATCGAGGCGGCGCGCTGGCCAGAGGTGGTGGTGATCGCCCCGGCCACTGCCAATTGCGTGGCAAAAGTGGCAGCGGGAGTGGCCGACGACCTCCTGACTACCATGGTCGCAGCCACGACTGCACCTGTTGTCTTCTGCCCGGCGATGAACAAGGAAATGTACGCCAAGGCGGTGTTCCGCCAGAATGTGGAACAGCTGAAGCGCCTTGGGTACCTCTTTGTGGATGCAGAAGCAGGGGACCTTGCCTGCGGCGAAGAGGGATGGGGGCGTCTTGCGGACAAGGAGCGCATCCTTGACGCAGTCAAGTCGGTCCTGCTCGGCTCAAAGGAGTTAGCGGGCCACCGCATTGTCGTAACCGCGGGGCGCACCGAAGAGGACATAGACCCGGTGCGTTTTGTCACCAATCGTTCCTCCGGTAAGATGGGCTTTGCTCTTGCCGAGGTGGCCGCGCTCATGGGAGCGGAGGTGCACTTGATCACCGGCCCGAGCGCAGAACGGCCATTCTCCAGTGTCACTTGCGAAAGTGTGCGGACCTCCGCCCAGATGGCTGAGGCAGTGCGGGCGGCAATTGCGGAGGCGGACGTGCTCATCATGGCTGCCGCCGTGGCGGACTTTCGGCCCAAGCATGTGAGTCCCCACAAACTGAAAAAGGGCCTGGAGCGTGTGGCCCTGGAGCTGGAACGGACTGAAGACATCCTTGCCAGCATTGGTCGGCACAAGGAACGGCGGCTTCTGGTGGGTTTCGCAGTGGAGACAGAAAATGAACTGGAAAACGCCACTGCGAAGTTGAGTGCAAAGAATCTCGACATGATTGTGCTCAACAACCCGATGGAGGAAGGTGCCGGCTTTGGCACCGACACTAACAAGGTAACCCTCATCAAGCGGGATGGGACAGTGCTGCGCCTGCCGTTGATGTCCAAGCGCGAGGTTGCACGGGTAATCTTGGGGCACGTGGTCGAGCTCTTGGCGAAGAGGGGGGATGCCAGCAGCTTGTAGGGCGAAGAGGCCATGGGAGGCATTGACGAGACAGATCGTGAGCTTGTGGAGCGCTTCTTGCGGCAGCACGCCGAGCTGTACGGGCCAGAGGTGTTTGTGCCTGCCCGTGCGCAAGCTCCTGCAGTGCCTACAGCCGATCCGCTCCGAGCTTACTACGAGGAGATTCGCCACTGCCGGAAGTGCCCTTTGGCGGAGAGACGCACGCACTTTGTGTTTGGCGTCGGGAATCCTCACGCGCGCGTCATGCTCATCGGCGAAGCCCCTGGAGCCGACGAAGACCGGCTGGGTGAGCCATTTGTGGGCCGGGCAGGACAACTCTTGACCCGTCTGCTCAGAGAAAGCGGTTTTGCGCGCGAGGAGGTCTACATCGCAAATATCCTCAAGTGCCGGCCTCCTGAGAACCGCGACCCGCTCCCCACAGAAATCGCCCTCTGCTTTCCCTACTTGCGAAAGCAGATCGAGCTCATTGCCCCGGACTTTATCGTTGCTCTTGGGCGCATTGCGGCGCACACCTTGCTGAATACCACCACACCGCTGAACAAACTGCGGGGGGTGGTGCACGGGTGCGCAGGCGCGCGCTTGATCGTCACATACCACCCGGCGGCGATTCTCCGTGCACCCCAATTTGAGGAGCCTGCGCGCCAAGACCTGCGGATGCTCCGGATGCTTTACGAGCAAAAGTACGGCAGCGCCAGTTCGGCAAAGGCATGAAGATGTTTATCGGAATGAGGGCATGAAACCATATGGCACGTGAACGGACTTCCGCCCAAAGCAGGCCCCTCCCGGAAGCGGGCGAGCGTGTGCCCCCTCAAAGTTTAGAAGCAGAGATGGCCGTCCTGGGTGCGATTCTGTTGCAGGAAGAAGCGCTTGGGAAGGCTATAGAACTCCTGGACGAGCAGGCATTCTACAGGCTTGCCCATCGCAAGATCTTCAGTGCCGCCCTCGCGCTGCACCAACGCAACGAGCCGGTGGACATCGTCACCTTGAGCAATGAGCTGGCAAAGCGCAAGGAGCTCGACGAGGTGGGGGGCTCCTACTACCTCACGGAGTTGGTGGAACGCGTCCCCTCGGCGGCCAACGTCGAGTACCACGCCAGGATCGTATTGGAAAAGGCCTTGCGGCGCAGACTCATCGAAGTGGCCAACGAGATAAGCACTCAGGCCTATGAGGGCGAGGAGCAGGCGTATGAGCTGATCGACCAGGCGGAGCAGAAGATTTTCCGGCTCGCAGAGCGGCGCCTCCGCAGGGGGTTCGAGAGCATCGACCGCATCATGCACGAGACTTTTGACGTAGTTGAGCAGTTTCACCGGCGGCACGGAGGGGTCACCGGTGTACCCACGGGGTTCACCCGCCTCGATGAGCTGACCGCCGGACTGCAGAACTCCGAGCTCATCATCATTGCCGGGCGCCCTTCCATGGGCAAGACAGCCTTTGCCTTGAACATAGCCCACCACGCGGCGATCAACGCCGGGGTCACGGTGGGCATCTTCAGCCTGGAAATGGCCAGACACCAGCTTGCCTTGCGCATGCTTTGCACAGCCGCCCGCGTCGATCAGCACCTGGTGCGCACTGGGCGACTGGCTGACGAAGATTGGCCGCGCCTGAGCCTGGCAGTGGGCCACCTGGCCGAGGCCCCCATTTTTATTGACGATACGCCAGCCATCAGCGTGCTGGAAATTCGCGCCAAGGCCCGTCGCCTGAAGGCTCAATACAATCTGGGCCTGCTCATTATCGACTATCTGCAGTTGGTGCGG comes from candidate division KSB1 bacterium and encodes:
- a CDS encoding DUF370 domain-containing protein, giving the protein MVMVGIGHGNYVAADKIVAVVVANSKPIRQMIREAREQGRLVDATAGKRTRTVLVMSSNQVVLSANVPRTILQRLAKPLPAMAQESDEAALG
- the gmk gene encoding guanylate kinase, with translation MKRPSVDTRGLLVVISSPSGGGKTAVVQGLLQRDPERFVYAVTATTRPPRPGEQHGVHYYFVSPAEFAQMRDGGELVEWAEVHGFLYGTPRRSIEEPLRQGKAVLMAIDVKGGQAVRHLFPDRSLLIFIKPPSMRVLRERLMKRSTEGAAEIAKRLERVAMEMAASRNYDYVVVNRDLERTVARVAKLVAGAQRAHVTRKGQAPHTVEASKEAED
- the rpoZ gene encoding DNA-directed RNA polymerase subunit omega is translated as MLYQIALEDIEKHAESVYEAVVIIAKRARQINDEQKQLVEREMRELMADTKDDLLDDDQPREPIHRPFMRLPRPTTQALQEFLEGKLRYTYVEREEEKPAEGAAEAREEE
- the coaBC gene encoding bifunctional phosphopantothenoylcysteine decarboxylase/phosphopantothenate--cysteine ligase CoaBC, which produces MLFQGRKVLVGVTGGIAAYKSCELVRALKREGAEVRVVMTKAACQFVTPLTFETLSENTVLTELFPAAGKGGTIHIEAARWPEVVVIAPATANCVAKVAAGVADDLLTTMVAATTAPVVFCPAMNKEMYAKAVFRQNVEQLKRLGYLFVDAEAGDLACGEEGWGRLADKERILDAVKSVLLGSKELAGHRIVVTAGRTEEDIDPVRFVTNRSSGKMGFALAEVAALMGAEVHLITGPSAERPFSSVTCESVRTSAQMAEAVRAAIAEADVLIMAAAVADFRPKHVSPHKLKKGLERVALELERTEDILASIGRHKERRLLVGFAVETENELENATAKLSAKNLDMIVLNNPMEEGAGFGTDTNKVTLIKRDGTVLRLPLMSKREVARVILGHVVELLAKRGDASSL
- a CDS encoding uracil-DNA glycosylase, with the translated sequence MGGIDETDRELVERFLRQHAELYGPEVFVPARAQAPAVPTADPLRAYYEEIRHCRKCPLAERRTHFVFGVGNPHARVMLIGEAPGADEDRLGEPFVGRAGQLLTRLLRESGFAREEVYIANILKCRPPENRDPLPTEIALCFPYLRKQIELIAPDFIVALGRIAAHTLLNTTTPLNKLRGVVHGCAGARLIVTYHPAAILRAPQFEEPARQDLRMLRMLYEQKYGSASSAKA
- the dnaB gene encoding replicative DNA helicase, whose protein sequence is MARERTSAQSRPLPEAGERVPPQSLEAEMAVLGAILLQEEALGKAIELLDEQAFYRLAHRKIFSAALALHQRNEPVDIVTLSNELAKRKELDEVGGSYYLTELVERVPSAANVEYHARIVLEKALRRRLIEVANEISTQAYEGEEQAYELIDQAEQKIFRLAERRLRRGFESIDRIMHETFDVVEQFHRRHGGVTGVPTGFTRLDELTAGLQNSELIIIAGRPSMGKTAFALNIAHHAAINAGVTVGIFSLEMARHQLALRMLCTAARVDQHLVRTGRLADEDWPRLSLAVGHLAEAPIFIDDTPAISVLEIRAKARRLKAQYNLGLLIIDYLQLVRGPSQAENRQQEISMITQSLKALAKELNIPVVALSQLSRAVETRAGDRRPILSDLRESGAIEQDADVVLFLYRPEVYRAPEQEGTAEVIIGKQRSGPTGTVNLTFVKEYVMFANPAAEVGLVPPEEVF